The Sulfurospirillum sp. UCH001 genome segment ACAAACATCCAAGGTATGAAAATAGCGACAAGTAATGAGCGTATTTACGAGCTTTAAACATATGGTCTATAAGAGGACTTCTAGGGTTCATTAGATTCATAGCTAAAGATAAATCTATGCTAATAGTTATCTCTTTATTTTGATATTTTGATTTTAATTCTTCCCATTCCAAGACATTCTCCGATATGATTTAAAGGTAAGATGATATGATTTTATATGTCATATCATGCTTAAACCGACTTATAAAAAATACTAAAAATATCTGAAAGGGCATATCAAAACGTCACCAATAGGAAATACCCCCGTATGCCCTCCCGTTTCATCCAAAAGTGTCTCTGTGGTGGACACTATGGAGAGGCTTTAGCATTTCAAGACGACTCATAAGTACCTCTAAACATCTCCACAGGCTCTCACAGAGCAAGGTTACACCAACACAGATGATACTTCATCAAGTGAGTACCATAGTATCTCTTTGACCTCTACTTCATCTCATCAAAGGTTTATCTAGTTTATTAACTCTTAACCATCGTTATACATGATTGTATTTGTATTGTCTTATACTTGACATAGTATTTATAATCTGATAAAGTTTCAAGCAATAAATACGTTAAGTCTTAAAGGGTGTCACATGATAGTAGGCTACATAAGAGTTTCAACAGATACACAGGTCACATCTAACCAAAAGAATGAGATATTAAACTACGCCCATGAGTTACATGTAAAGGTGGATAAGTTTATAGATGTCACCATGAGTTCACGTAAGAACATGAGAGACAGACTCATAGATGACTTATTCACCTCTCTAAGCTTGGGCGATATGCTTATCATTAGTGAACTCTCACGACTTGGTAGAAGCACTCAAGAGGTTCTACAGACCATTGAGAAGCTTATGAGTATTGGAGTAGAACTTCATATCATCAAACAGAAGATGGTTATTAACCCCAACAATAAGAATGATTTTGTCTCTAAGGCTATGATAACCCTTATGAGTCTCTTCTCTGAGTTAGAGCGTGACTTGATTAGTCAAAGAACCACAGAAGCTCTCAAGGCGAGGAAAGCTCAAGGGGTTGTATTGGGTAAACCAAAAGGGACAACTCAGAAGTCTAAGTATGATGCACATGTTGATCGTATTGTGGAGCTTCATACGCTAGGTTTATCTCTCAATAAGATTGTCTCAAACCACTTAGAACCTGTCATGGGTAAAGGGAATTGTAGTGTGGCTAGTTTATCTGTCTATCTCAAACGAAGAGGATTAGTTAAATAGACCAATCCTCAAAGCCTACAGAGAGCAAAAGGGGTCTTAAGGTGACTCGTAGCTCTCCTTGTGGTACTTCTACAACCTCACACATACTTTACACATTATTTTACATACTATTTCTAAAAGTGCCTATTTTAGGGCTCTCGTTGAGTTCACCCCCTATAGGAGAAATAAGGGCTCACGTAACAGACGAATAGAGTATCTCTCCAAGTGCCTATTTTAGAGCTCTGAGGAGGTGGTCGTGCTATAGGAGTAGAATCTATTAATCCTTCTATTTTCAATCATAAACTATTTATCCTCTCTAGGAGTATCTTAGAGCCTCTTTACATCTCATCTACACAATGAAGCAGTCATTTATCGTTTGTCTCTCTGTAGGCTCTCACAGGGCTATAAGTGACACCTATGTAAGTAGGAATAGTCTGTATCCGTTATAGTGTAAATGGGGACTGCCACCTATAGGGGAGAATCAAATATCACCTCATTTAAAGGGTGCTACAAAAGTGCCTATTTTAGGGCTCTCGTTGGGACTACCCCCTTATAGGAGTAAACACCCATCAAAACACACACTAAAAATAATGCTAGAGGTGAGTCTATTATCACGATAGATTGACCTGTAGTCTTCTTTCATAAACACATAATCAAAAACATGAAAGGAGGTTCTATACAATGGAACTAAAACACACAATCACTATCTATGATGCTGTCATGGGTAGTGGCAAGACTACACACATTATTCAACATATGAATAGTAACACACAGCACAAATACATCTATATAACACCCAACTTAGAGGAGTGTCAGAGGATTGCTGAATCCTGTCCGAAGTTGGACTTTAAGCATCCTAGTGATCTGTCAACACTTTATGATACACAGAAATAAATATGTCTAGGCACTCATATCGTTTTGTAACAGTTTATTTTCAAAATCCACTGGTGACAAATAACCATTACTAGAGTGCAACCTCTGTCTATTATAAAACACTTCGATATATTCAAATATAGCTTGATTTGCTTGGCTCCTTGTTTCAAATTTCATATGGTGCGTAAGTTCTGTTTTTAAAGAATGAAAGAAACTCTCGGCAACAGCATTATCATAACAATTTCCCTTAGCACTCATACTTTGGACGATGCCATATTCTTTAAGCATGGCTTTATGGGCATCGGAAGCATATTGACTGCCACGATCGGTATGCCAGATGACACCCTGCGGAGGATTGCGTTTTTTAAGCGCCATAAAAAGCGCATCGTTGACAAGTGTTGCACTCATATGTGCATCCATAGACCAACCAATAACTCTTCTTGAATATAAATCAATGACGACAGCTAAATAGAGCCATCCTTCTTGTGTCGGGATATAGGTTATATCACCTACATACATTTGATTAGGAACTGAGGCATAAAAATCTTGTTGAATTCGATTAGGGGCAATAGCATAGGTATGATTGGAGTTGGTGGTAAGAACTCTAAAACGACGTTTATTGCGACAACTTAGCCCAAGTTTTTTCATAATCCTTGCAATACGTCTACGAGAGACGATCAATCCATAGAGTTGTTCAAGTCTCTTTTTCATTCGGCGTGTGCCGTACGTTTGATAAGTGCTAAGAAAAATATCTTGAATCATGGTGTTTAATACCATATCTTCTTGCCTCTCTATTCGAAGCCATCGATAATAACAGTTACGAGAAACCTCTAATAAATGGCACATGTGCGCAATATTGAATTCATTACGATGCTCTTTAATCCAGGCGTACTTCAATGAGCTTCTTTCGCGAAGAACGCCGCTGCCTTTTTTAAAATATCTCTCTCTATCTTCAACTTTGAGTTCTCTTTACGCAGTCGTCGATTCTCCTCTTCAAGACTTTCTTTGGGTGAACTATTGGTAGTTCGGTTCGGTAATTCAGAAATTAAGTGATGCTTTTTCCTATAGTCTCGTAGCCACGCATACAGTGTTTTATCACTCATCCCTAAATCTTGTGCTATTTGATAGGCTGATTTTTCACTATTGAGGGCTAATTGTATTGTTGAGTTTTTAAACTCTTGAGTATATTTCTGAGCTTTGTTGACCATATTATCAATCCTTCCTTATTATGTAGAAATCTTATCATTTCTGTGTCCTAATAAGTGTAGCCAGATCACAGGGCTACAATATGGTCTTATGACTAGAGCCCTTGTAGATAAATTCCCTATGAAGACATCACAGTGGCTTATCCTTCGTATGGGTAATCGTATCAGAGACCACATCTTAGGTGAAGGTCAAGACTGGAACAATGCCACTACAGCACAACTTGAAGAAAGACTAGCACTGCAATCAAAGATTATGACTGCATGTGAGCTTTTAGATGATGGTATCAGTGAAGAGGAGTTCTGCAAGAAGGTGTTTAGAGTAAAGGAGCTTGACAGAAAAGAAGTACAAAGAGTAGCATAATAAAAACCTGTGGTAGCTATGGGAATCCCTCATAGTTACCTTGTAGTTTTTCTATCTCTCCACAGGCTCTCAGACACTTATAATCACCTATTTGTTTTCATTAGTTTTCTATAGTACGACCTCTAGTCTACTATTACACAAACCATTACACAAACTAAGGATTTTTTAGGTTTTTAGAGGGTACTATTCGTCTAGCTATCTTGTGTAAAGAAAGTCTTAAAGACTCCCTAAAATAGCCACTTATGAAGCATAAAAATGGTCGGAGTGACGTGATTCGAACACGCGACCTCTACCACCCCAAGGTAGCGCGCTAGCCAGGCTGCGCTACACCCCGACGCATTCAAGAATTTGGATTTTAACCAAGATAACCAAAAAGTTTTATTATAATAAGTGATCTATAATTAACGACACGATCGAATCATTTTAGAAAAAATCAACACTGGTACTCTATGAAAGAAATTCTCTTAACAACGTTTAACGCACGTTATACACATACCTCTATTGCGCAACGCTATCTTTTTGCAAACCTCGAAGAGCTCAAAGACAAAGCTAAGATTTTAGAGTTTGTCATCAACTCTCAAGTGGCGGATGCTGCAGAAGAAATTTTGAGGTATGAGCCTAAAATCGTGGGCATTGGTGCATACATTTGGAATGCGTTGGAAGTACAAGAACTCATTACCATCCTTAAAAAAGTAGCACCACAGGTTCTTATCATCTTAGGCGGTCCCGAAGCGAGCCATTTTCCACATCGTGTGGATTTTAGTGGTGCAGACTACATTATTCAAGGTGAGGGTGACATCGCTTTTTATACGCTCTGTAAAACACTCCTTGAGGGCAATATGCCAAGTGAACGTGTTATCAAAGCACCCATGGTTAACTTAAGTGCCATAAAATTGCCATATGATTACTACACAGACCATGACATCAAAAACCGTTACTGCTACGTTGAAGCGAGTCGTGGATGTCCTTTTACGTGTGAGTTTTGTCTCTCATCGGCCGATAAAAAAGTACGTGACATCGAAATAGGGCGTTTTATAGGTGAACTTGAAAAGCTTTGGCAGCGAGGGGTGCGTAATTTTAAGTTTATAGACCGCACGTTTAATCTTAGCATTGAAAATGCGACCAAACTGTTAGACTTTTTTCTCTCAAAAACGGAAGAGTATTTTGTACATTTCGAAGTGATACCAGATCATTTTCCTGCTATCCTTCGTGAAAAAATAGCTCAGTTTCCACCTGCTGCATTGCAACTTGAAGTGGGCATCCAAACACTTGATCCTGAGATTTCTAAAAACATCCATAGACGTTTAAATATCCCTAAGATAGAAGACAACTTGGCATTCTTGCAAGAGCAAACGCATGCGCATTTACATGTTGATCTCATTATTGGCTTACCAGGTGAAAGTTTGGAGGGGTTTGGACACAATTTAGATAAACTTTACTCCCTTACACAGTGTGAAATTCAAATCGGCATTCTTAAAAAGCTTTCAGGAACGACTATCTCAAGGCACGATGAGATCTATGGGATGGTGTATTCCGATAAACCACCTTATGATATTTTGCAAAATGATTTAATTCCATTTAAAGAGATGCAAAAGATAAAGCGCTTTGCCCGTTTTTGGGATATGGTTTATAACAGCGGTAATTTTAAAAAGAGTGCTACATTGTTATGGAAAGAGGGCAAAGTCTATGAAGGTTTCTATGCTTTTAGCGAATGGCTTTATAACCAAACTGAATCCACATGGCAAATCTCACTTGATCGTTTAGCTCAGCTTCTTTTTCGTTATCTTTGTGAAGAGATGGAACATAGTGAAGAGGAGATCAAAGCGCTTCTCATTGAAGATATTATGACGGTTCGAGGACGTAAAATGCCTTCATTTTTACGTGAAAACTATGTGCCTCATGAGGAACAAAAAGAAGGCTACGCAAAACTCAATAAACGCCAGTTAAAACATGCCACAGTATAATGGCGCTTTTTTATAAGGAGGAAGAATGAAAATTGATAAAAGTTGGTGGACTGACATCATCAGTGTTGGACTTATTGGTCTATCATTTGTGATTCCAGAGCCGTATGCACATTGGAGTTTACTTACAGGTCTTTTTGCTTTTTCAGGGGCAGTAACAAACCAAATCGCTATTCATATGCTATTTGAAAAAGTACCATTTTTGTATGGTAGTG includes the following:
- a CDS encoding recombinase family protein; translated protein: MIVGYIRVSTDTQVTSNQKNEILNYAHELHVKVDKFIDVTMSSRKNMRDRLIDDLFTSLSLGDMLIISELSRLGRSTQEVLQTIEKLMSIGVELHIIKQKMVINPNNKNDFVSKAMITLMSLFSELERDLISQRTTEALKARKAQGVVLGKPKGTTQKSKYDAHVDRIVELHTLGLSLNKIVSNHLEPVMGKGNCSVASLSVYLKRRGLVK
- a CDS encoding IS3 family transposase (programmed frameshift); its protein translation is MVNKAQKYTQEFKNSTIQLALNSEKSAYQIAQDLGMSDKTLYAWLRDYRKKHHLISELPNRTTNSSPKESLEEENRRLRKENSKLKIERDILKKAAGVLRERSSLKYAWIKEHRNEFNIAHMCHLLEVSRNCYYRWLRIERQEDMVLNTMIQDIFLSTYQTYGTRRMKKRLEQLYGLIVSRRRIARIMKKLGLSCRNKRRFRVLTTNSNHTYAIAPNRIQQDFYASVPNQMYVGDITYIPTQEGWLYLAVVIDLYSRRVIGWSMDAHMSATLVNDALFMALKKRNPPQGVIWHTDRGSQYASDAHKAMLKEYGIVQSMSAKGNCYDNAVAESFFHSLKTELTHHMKFETRSQANQAIFEYIEVFYNRQRLHSSNGYLSPVDFENKLLQNDMSA
- a CDS encoding B12-binding domain-containing radical SAM protein; translation: MKEILLTTFNARYTHTSIAQRYLFANLEELKDKAKILEFVINSQVADAAEEILRYEPKIVGIGAYIWNALEVQELITILKKVAPQVLIILGGPEASHFPHRVDFSGADYIIQGEGDIAFYTLCKTLLEGNMPSERVIKAPMVNLSAIKLPYDYYTDHDIKNRYCYVEASRGCPFTCEFCLSSADKKVRDIEIGRFIGELEKLWQRGVRNFKFIDRTFNLSIENATKLLDFFLSKTEEYFVHFEVIPDHFPAILREKIAQFPPAALQLEVGIQTLDPEISKNIHRRLNIPKIEDNLAFLQEQTHAHLHVDLIIGLPGESLEGFGHNLDKLYSLTQCEIQIGILKKLSGTTISRHDEIYGMVYSDKPPYDILQNDLIPFKEMQKIKRFARFWDMVYNSGNFKKSATLLWKEGKVYEGFYAFSEWLYNQTESTWQISLDRLAQLLFRYLCEEMEHSEEEIKALLIEDIMTVRGRKMPSFLRENYVPHEEQKEGYAKLNKRQLKHATV